Proteins from a genomic interval of Ferrovibrio terrae:
- a CDS encoding muconolactone Delta-isomerase family protein yields MLALIDVTFNFTTLGDKAQQLVRAEWDEEERLLAKGQFIGIWRKANGMGTMFIVDLPNNEAVGNQVRAMPLYPYFTNVVVTPLISHPNFPQFARAPKTHEKPDSKPKPDSNLFLCDVRIEYLRAGDRFKELVQAEWRESETMLAKYQLVGIWRRANALGTFVLWNLPDADAVAATLRGMPLYPCFTKVDVIPLAMHPNFPQFARPAETHEKPAA; encoded by the coding sequence ATGCTCGCGCTCATCGACGTCACCTTCAACTTCACCACGCTGGGCGACAAGGCGCAGCAGCTTGTGCGCGCCGAATGGGACGAGGAAGAGCGGCTGCTGGCGAAAGGCCAGTTCATCGGCATCTGGCGCAAGGCCAATGGCATGGGCACGATGTTCATCGTCGACCTGCCGAACAACGAGGCGGTCGGCAACCAGGTACGCGCCATGCCGCTCTATCCCTACTTCACCAATGTCGTCGTCACACCGCTGATCAGCCATCCGAACTTCCCGCAGTTCGCGCGCGCGCCGAAAACGCATGAGAAGCCGGACAGCAAGCCCAAGCCCGACAGCAACCTGTTCCTTTGCGACGTGCGGATCGAATACCTGCGTGCCGGCGACAGGTTCAAGGAACTGGTGCAGGCCGAATGGCGCGAGTCCGAGACGATGCTGGCCAAGTACCAGTTGGTCGGCATCTGGCGCCGCGCCAATGCGCTGGGCACCTTTGTGCTGTGGAATCTGCCCGATGCCGATGCGGTGGCGGCCACGCTGCGCGGCATGCCGCTCTATCCCTGCTTCACCAAGGTGGACGTGATCCCGCTGGCGATGCATCCGAACTTCCCGCAATTCGCGCGGCCGGCCGAAACGCACGAGAAGCCGGCGGCGTAA
- the glpX gene encoding class II fructose-bisphosphatase → MAAGKTTTAKKAKAEKPAETVDIGSLSVERNLTLEVVRVTEAGAIAAARLTGLGDEMAADQAAVDAMRTALNDLNIDGTVVIGEGERDEAPMLYIGEKVGTGKGPRIDIALDPLEGTSITAKGGSNALTVIAFANAGCFLNAPDVYMDKIAVGGGLREGVVDLDLTPAENLRRLAEAKGIAVSELTVCILDRPRHAELINQVRTTGARISLISDGDVAGIIATTDPATGIDIYMGSGGAPEGVLAAAALRCIGGQMQARLIFRSEDERNRARRLGIDKLDRKYALADLASGDVIFAATGVTDGSLLHGVKRIPGGFKVNSIVMRSQTGTIRRIEAVIRPPHQG, encoded by the coding sequence ATGGCCGCAGGCAAGACGACGACGGCGAAAAAGGCAAAGGCTGAGAAGCCGGCGGAGACTGTCGATATCGGCAGCCTTTCGGTCGAGCGTAATCTCACGCTTGAGGTGGTGCGCGTCACCGAGGCCGGTGCGATTGCCGCCGCCAGACTGACCGGTCTGGGCGACGAGATGGCGGCCGACCAGGCTGCCGTCGATGCCATGCGCACCGCGCTGAACGACCTGAATATCGACGGCACCGTCGTGATCGGCGAGGGCGAGCGCGACGAAGCACCGATGCTCTATATCGGCGAGAAGGTCGGCACCGGGAAGGGGCCACGCATCGATATCGCGCTCGATCCGCTGGAAGGCACCTCGATCACCGCCAAGGGCGGCAGCAATGCGCTGACCGTGATCGCGTTTGCCAATGCCGGCTGTTTCCTGAATGCGCCGGACGTCTATATGGACAAGATCGCGGTCGGTGGCGGGCTGCGCGAAGGTGTGGTCGATCTCGATCTGACGCCGGCCGAAAACCTCAGACGTCTGGCCGAGGCCAAGGGCATTGCGGTGTCCGAACTGACCGTCTGTATCCTCGACCGGCCGCGGCATGCCGAACTGATCAACCAGGTACGCACCACCGGCGCGCGGATTTCGCTGATCTCGGATGGTGACGTGGCCGGGATTATCGCGACCACCGATCCGGCTACCGGGATTGATATCTACATGGGCTCGGGTGGCGCGCCGGAGGGCGTGCTGGCGGCGGCGGCTTTGCGCTGCATTGGCGGCCAGATGCAGGCGCGCCTGATATTCCGCAGCGAGGATGAGCGTAATCGCGCGCGCCGGCTTGGCATCGACAAGCTGGATCGCAAATATGCCCTGGCCGATCTCGCCTCAGGCGATGTGATCTTTGCCGCCACCGGTGTCACCGATGGCTCGCTGCTGCATGGCGTGAAGCGGATTCCCGGCGGCTTCAAGGTCAACTCCATCGTCATGCGGTCGCAGACCGGCACCATTCGCCGCATAGAAGCTGTCATCCGTCCTCCGCACCAGGGCTGA
- the recJ gene encoding single-stranded-DNA-specific exonuclease RecJ, producing the protein MQVESAPAFLGVTQSIGGRRWRLRNTDERLALALAQQAGLPEVLGRVLAGRGIGLDGLEDHLNPSLRRLLPDPSRFRDMDAAAERLAQAIVKDERVAVFGDYDVDGATSTALLSRFFHGIGRDLRVYIPDRLKEGYGPNAPALRQLAREGVKVVITVDCGTLAFAPLEDAAAIGLEVIVADHHLAEPELPKAVAVVNPNRLDETPGFGQLAAVGVTFLMVVAVNRRLRAMGYYSKDNPEPDLLGWLDLVALGTVCDVVPLTGLNRALVSQGLKILRGRGNVGMAALADVAGVSEPPGAYHLGFLLGPRVNAGGRVGQADLGTRLLSTNDARLAQQIAGELDRYNRERQDIEAGVLLEAMQELEHVPDSAALALVARKGWHPGVIGIVAARVREASGRPSFVIALDENGIGKGSGRSIPGVDLGAAVVAANQAGLLVNGGGHAMAAGLTVETAKLNELKAFLNARLDAAVQAAGASASMGFDGALGVGGANADLCDKLEQLGPYGSGNPEPRFALAGARVITADVVGEKHVRCMITSGDGSGPRLAAIAFRSVEADLGPALMQARQTGAPLHIGGHLRTNHWRGEKRVQFVLEDAAQPG; encoded by the coding sequence ATGCAAGTCGAGTCCGCGCCTGCTTTCCTGGGCGTGACCCAATCCATCGGTGGGCGGCGCTGGCGTCTGCGCAACACCGATGAGCGGCTGGCGCTGGCTCTGGCGCAGCAGGCCGGCCTGCCGGAAGTGCTTGGTCGTGTTCTGGCCGGCCGTGGTATAGGGCTGGACGGACTGGAAGACCATCTCAATCCGAGCTTACGCCGTCTGCTGCCCGATCCGTCCCGCTTTCGCGACATGGATGCGGCCGCCGAACGCCTGGCGCAGGCAATTGTGAAAGATGAGCGCGTCGCCGTCTTTGGCGATTATGACGTGGATGGCGCCACCTCGACGGCGTTGCTCAGCCGCTTCTTCCACGGCATCGGCCGCGACCTGCGCGTCTATATCCCGGATCGCCTGAAGGAAGGCTATGGCCCCAATGCGCCGGCCCTGCGCCAGCTGGCGCGAGAAGGCGTGAAGGTTGTGATCACGGTCGATTGCGGCACGCTGGCTTTCGCGCCGCTGGAAGATGCCGCCGCCATCGGACTGGAAGTGATCGTCGCCGATCATCATCTGGCCGAACCTGAATTGCCCAAAGCCGTCGCCGTGGTCAATCCGAACCGGCTCGACGAGACGCCGGGCTTCGGCCAGCTGGCCGCTGTCGGCGTGACGTTCCTGATGGTCGTCGCGGTCAATCGCCGGCTGCGCGCCATGGGATACTATTCGAAAGACAATCCTGAGCCGGACCTGCTCGGCTGGCTCGATCTGGTGGCACTGGGCACGGTCTGCGACGTGGTGCCGCTCACTGGCCTGAACCGCGCCCTCGTCAGCCAGGGCCTGAAAATTCTGCGCGGCCGTGGCAATGTCGGGATGGCGGCACTCGCCGATGTGGCTGGCGTGTCTGAGCCGCCCGGCGCCTATCATCTCGGCTTCCTGCTCGGTCCGCGCGTCAATGCTGGTGGCCGTGTCGGTCAGGCCGATCTCGGCACACGGTTGCTGTCCACCAATGACGCGCGCCTCGCGCAGCAGATCGCCGGCGAACTCGACCGCTACAATCGTGAGCGGCAGGACATCGAGGCTGGTGTCCTGCTGGAAGCGATGCAGGAGCTGGAACATGTGCCTGACAGTGCCGCTCTGGCGCTGGTGGCGCGCAAGGGCTGGCATCCGGGCGTGATCGGCATTGTCGCCGCGCGCGTGCGTGAAGCCTCCGGCCGGCCGAGTTTTGTCATCGCGCTGGATGAGAATGGCATCGGCAAGGGCTCCGGCCGTTCGATCCCCGGCGTGGATCTCGGCGCGGCAGTCGTCGCGGCGAATCAGGCCGGCCTGCTGGTCAATGGCGGCGGCCATGCGATGGCGGCGGGTCTGACGGTGGAGACAGCCAAGCTGAACGAGCTGAAAGCCTTCCTGAATGCACGGCTGGATGCTGCCGTGCAGGCGGCCGGAGCTTCGGCTTCGATGGGCTTTGACGGTGCGCTCGGTGTCGGTGGTGCCAATGCCGATCTCTGCGACAAGCTGGAACAGCTCGGCCCCTACGGTTCAGGCAATCCAGAGCCGCGCTTCGCGCTCGCCGGTGCGCGCGTGATCACCGCCGATGTGGTGGGCGAAAAGCATGTGCGCTGCATGATCACCTCGGGTGACGGCAGCGGACCGCGACTGGCCGCGATTGCTTTCCGTTCGGTCGAGGCTGATCTGGGTCCGGCGCTGATGCAGGCGCGCCAGACCGGTGCGCCGCTGCATATCGGCGGCCATCTGCGCACCAATCACTGGCGCGGCGAAAAGCGCGTGCAGTTCGTGCTGGAGGATGCGGCGCAGCCTGGTTGA
- a CDS encoding PAS domain-containing protein, which translates to MGLMLEGAPQLTLETLRALYNYWAGKRAGRALPDRADIDPIEMKAWLGNLMLVERLEGGDYLYRLYGSTFVNQFKVDMTGKRVNGLPEKQAELLRSEYDAVVHSGIPMSRRYTATFDYTSRDKRSTWQVERSWERLALPLTAGGAEVKMLLVAAFPLEPAPEDRLS; encoded by the coding sequence ATGGGCCTGATGCTGGAAGGCGCGCCGCAACTGACGCTGGAGACGCTCCGGGCCCTGTATAATTACTGGGCGGGCAAACGTGCTGGCCGCGCCCTGCCCGATCGCGCCGATATCGACCCCATCGAGATGAAGGCCTGGCTGGGTAACCTGATGCTGGTCGAGCGTCTTGAGGGCGGCGACTATCTCTATCGTCTCTACGGTTCGACCTTCGTGAACCAGTTCAAGGTCGACATGACCGGCAAACGGGTCAACGGATTGCCGGAAAAACAGGCCGAACTGCTGCGCAGCGAATACGACGCTGTCGTGCATAGCGGCATCCCGATGTCGCGCCGCTACACCGCTACCTTCGACTACACCTCGCGCGACAAGCGCTCGACCTGGCAGGTTGAGCGTAGCTGGGAGCGGCTGGCCCTGCCGCTGACCGCCGGGGGTGCCGAAGTGAAGATGCTGCTGGTTGCCGCCTTCCCGCTGGAGCCGGCGCCGGAAGACCGGCTCTCCTAA
- a CDS encoding YchJ family protein, whose translation MSSCPCQSGQSFEACCGPILAGAPAPTALALMRSRYTAYARGDVAHLARTLALEHRAGFDMADVSAGMKTTQWLGLEILDTESGGTEDSTGIVEFVARFQAREQTGGQTRALHERSRFRRDATDGWVYVDGETAVQPVKKPGRNDPCPCGSGKKFKQCCGRA comes from the coding sequence TTGTCGTCCTGCCCCTGCCAGTCCGGCCAGTCCTTCGAGGCCTGCTGCGGCCCGATCCTCGCTGGCGCACCGGCGCCCACCGCGCTGGCGCTGATGCGCTCGCGCTACACGGCTTACGCACGCGGTGATGTGGCGCATCTGGCGCGCACGCTGGCGCTCGAGCATCGCGCCGGTTTCGACATGGCCGATGTCAGCGCCGGCATGAAGACGACGCAGTGGCTCGGGCTGGAGATTCTCGACACGGAATCTGGCGGCACAGAGGACAGCACCGGCATCGTGGAGTTCGTCGCGCGGTTTCAGGCCCGAGAGCAGACTGGAGGGCAGACACGCGCTTTGCACGAACGCTCACGCTTCCGCCGCGACGCGACAGACGGCTGGGTCTACGTCGACGGTGAGACGGCCGTGCAGCCGGTGAAGAAGCCTGGCCGCAACGATCCCTGCCCCTGCGGCTCAGGCAAGAAGTTCAAGCAGTGCTGCGGGCGGGCTTGA
- a CDS encoding PHA/PHB synthase family protein, with protein MAKQPDSGKPETDIKLPDPAAWARNWARITEQSQKLMADMAARQQPEAKQPPQGPLGAPLHAPANPDPLNVGGAFMEIAQHLMADPNRLAEAQMKLWQDYAKLWANTTDRFLGRPAAPLVEPDKGDKRFKDAGWQDGPVFDFLKQSYLLTSRWVQSTMSQAEGVDPKVARKAEFYAKQFLDALSPSNFVLTNPEVMRATIESNGENLVKGWENLLEDIERGKGKLAVKMVDSKAFTVGETIATTPGKVVYQNDLMQLLQFEPTTKQVYQRPLFIVPPWINKYYILDLKPQNSFIRWMVDKGYTVFVVSWNMPDETTVDKTFESYMREGILEGLDAVKKATGEDEVTAIGYCIGGTLMASTLAWMAQKKIDRIKAVTFFAAQVDFTEAGELSVFTDEETLTYLENLMAEKGYLDGGEMATTFNMLRANDLIWSFVVNNYLLGREPFPFDLLYWNADCTRMPAKMHAFYLRNMYQKNLLSQPGQLELAGEKLDLRQIKIPVYLQASKDDHIAPYKSVYKATQLYGGPVRFMMAGSGHIAGVINHPDAKKYQHWLNDTKTNPPNVEDWIKGAKEYPGSWWNDWDAWLAPKSGDKVPARKPGDGKLKVIEAAPGSYVKKRIVD; from the coding sequence ATGGCGAAGCAACCGGACAGTGGCAAACCGGAAACCGACATAAAACTGCCCGATCCGGCGGCCTGGGCCCGGAACTGGGCCCGGATTACCGAGCAAAGTCAGAAACTGATGGCCGATATGGCTGCCCGCCAGCAGCCTGAGGCAAAACAGCCGCCCCAGGGCCCGCTGGGGGCGCCCCTGCATGCCCCGGCCAATCCCGACCCGCTTAATGTCGGCGGCGCCTTCATGGAAATCGCCCAGCACCTGATGGCCGACCCGAACAGGCTGGCCGAGGCACAGATGAAGCTGTGGCAGGATTACGCCAAGCTCTGGGCCAATACCACCGACCGCTTCCTCGGCCGCCCGGCCGCGCCCCTCGTGGAGCCCGACAAGGGCGACAAGCGCTTCAAGGATGCCGGCTGGCAGGACGGCCCGGTCTTCGACTTCCTGAAACAGTCCTACCTGCTGACCTCGCGTTGGGTGCAGTCCACCATGAGCCAGGCCGAAGGCGTCGACCCCAAGGTCGCCCGCAAGGCCGAGTTCTACGCCAAACAGTTCCTCGATGCACTGTCGCCATCGAATTTCGTCCTCACCAATCCCGAGGTGATGCGTGCCACCATCGAGAGCAACGGCGAGAACCTGGTCAAAGGCTGGGAAAACCTGCTGGAGGATATCGAGCGTGGCAAGGGCAAGCTTGCCGTCAAGATGGTGGATTCCAAGGCCTTCACCGTGGGCGAAACCATCGCCACCACGCCCGGCAAGGTGGTTTACCAGAACGACCTGATGCAGCTGCTGCAGTTCGAGCCGACCACCAAGCAGGTCTACCAGCGGCCGTTGTTCATCGTGCCGCCCTGGATCAACAAATATTACATCCTCGATCTCAAGCCGCAGAATTCCTTCATCCGCTGGATGGTCGACAAGGGCTACACGGTCTTTGTCGTGTCGTGGAACATGCCGGACGAGACGACGGTGGACAAAACCTTCGAGAGCTACATGCGCGAAGGCATTCTGGAGGGCCTCGACGCCGTGAAGAAGGCGACCGGCGAGGACGAGGTCACCGCGATCGGCTACTGCATCGGCGGCACGCTGATGGCCTCCACGCTGGCCTGGATGGCGCAGAAGAAAATCGACCGCATCAAGGCCGTCACCTTCTTCGCCGCGCAGGTGGATTTCACCGAGGCCGGCGAGCTCAGCGTCTTCACCGACGAGGAGACGCTGACCTATCTGGAAAACCTGATGGCGGAAAAGGGCTATCTCGACGGCGGCGAGATGGCGACCACCTTCAACATGCTGCGCGCCAATGACCTGATCTGGTCCTTCGTGGTCAACAACTACCTGCTGGGCAGGGAGCCCTTCCCCTTCGACCTGCTCTACTGGAATGCCGATTGCACGCGCATGCCGGCCAAGATGCATGCCTTCTATCTGCGCAACATGTATCAGAAGAACCTGCTGTCGCAGCCAGGCCAGCTGGAACTGGCCGGCGAAAAGCTCGACCTGCGCCAGATCAAGATCCCGGTCTATCTGCAGGCCAGCAAGGACGACCATATCGCGCCCTACAAGTCGGTCTACAAGGCAACGCAGCTCTATGGCGGCCCGGTGCGCTTCATGATGGCGGGCTCAGGCCATATCGCCGGCGTGATCAATCACCCGGATGCCAAGAAGTACCAGCACTGGCTCAACGACACGAAAACCAATCCGCCGAACGTGGAAGACTGGATCAAGGGCGCGAAAGAATATCCCGGCTCCTGGTGGAATGACTGGGATGCCTGGCTGGCGCCGAAATCCGGCGACAAGGTGCCGGCCCGCAAGCCGGGCGACGGCAAGCTCAAGGTGATCGAGGCGGCGCCGGGCAGTTACGTGAAAAAGCGGATCGTGGATTAA
- a CDS encoding LL-diaminopimelate aminotransferase: MDTEFYRIKRLPPYVFEEVNRMKAAARARGEDIIDFGMGNPDNATPPHIVAKLVEAATNPKAHRYSSSRGVPGLRKALSNYYGRRFGVELDPEKEAIVTLGSKEGLANLAMAISAPGDTVLVPNPSYPMHAFGFVIAGANVRSVQIGPGIDFFAGLERAYQHSVPKPIALIVSFPANPTAMTVDLSFYEAMVDYAKKRNMWIISDLAYSEIYFDGNPPPSILQVKGAKDVAIEFTSLSKTYNMPGWRIGFGAGNPALIGALARMKSYLDYGAFTPIQVAATAALNGPQDCVEEIRQTYKSRRDVLVKGLQAAGWNIPMPNASMFCWAPIPERYAHLGSVEFSKLLLREAEVAVAPGIGFGEHGDNFVRLAFVENEHRTRQAVKNIKKLLASPSNMPESSAKAAAND; this comes from the coding sequence ATGGATACCGAGTTCTACCGCATCAAGCGCCTGCCGCCCTACGTGTTCGAGGAAGTGAACCGTATGAAGGCCGCAGCGCGAGCTCGCGGCGAGGACATTATCGACTTCGGCATGGGCAACCCCGACAACGCCACGCCGCCGCATATCGTGGCCAAGCTGGTTGAGGCGGCGACCAATCCGAAAGCCCACCGCTACTCGTCCAGCCGTGGCGTGCCCGGCCTGCGCAAGGCGCTGTCGAACTATTACGGCCGCCGTTTCGGTGTCGAGCTCGATCCCGAGAAGGAGGCCATTGTCACGCTGGGCTCGAAGGAAGGGCTGGCCAATCTCGCCATGGCGATCTCGGCGCCGGGCGACACCGTGCTGGTGCCCAATCCCAGCTATCCGATGCATGCCTTCGGTTTCGTCATCGCCGGCGCCAATGTGCGCAGCGTGCAGATCGGTCCGGGCATCGATTTCTTCGCCGGCCTTGAGCGCGCCTACCAGCACAGCGTGCCCAAGCCAATCGCGCTGATCGTCAGCTTCCCGGCCAATCCCACGGCGATGACGGTCGATCTGTCCTTCTACGAGGCGATGGTCGACTACGCCAAGAAGCGCAACATGTGGATCATTTCCGATCTGGCCTATTCGGAGATCTATTTCGACGGCAATCCGCCGCCCTCGATCCTGCAGGTCAAGGGCGCCAAGGATGTCGCCATTGAATTCACCTCGCTCAGCAAGACCTACAACATGCCGGGCTGGCGTATCGGTTTCGGGGCCGGCAATCCAGCCCTGATCGGCGCGCTGGCACGCATGAAGTCGTATCTGGATTACGGCGCCTTCACGCCGATCCAGGTGGCGGCTACCGCGGCGCTGAATGGCCCGCAGGATTGCGTCGAGGAAATCCGCCAGACCTACAAGTCGCGGCGTGATGTGCTCGTGAAGGGGTTGCAGGCCGCGGGCTGGAATATCCCGATGCCGAATGCTTCGATGTTCTGCTGGGCGCCGATCCCCGAGCGCTATGCGCATCTCGGCTCGGTCGAGTTCTCCAAGCTGCTGCTGCGCGAGGCGGAAGTCGCTGTCGCGCCGGGTATCGGCTTCGGCGAACATGGCGACAATTTCGTGCGTCTGGCCTTTGTCGAGAACGAGCACCGCACCCGCCAGGCTGTGAAGAACATCAAGAAGCTGCTGGCGTCGCCATCGAACATGCCGGAGTCTTCGGCCAAGGCGGCTGCCAATGACTAA
- a CDS encoding DMT family transporter, with the protein MNFLKRFHGSGNRRGIISFLLAVFLFTINEALCKLVYGEVSTHQILALRGLIATAAVVAMIQVTGAMPRILRMFDRPVLLRSSIDLVSSYFYMIALFHTPISNVMAIHMSSPLMMTAVVALVMRETVGWRRWSAVAVGFVGVLLVVQPRAENFNAYSMLGVGAAACVVLRDLVTKKIAAEIPSSIIILTNVGMLTLVALTLALLEGWVSMTWGQFGFVAVAALCIAVGYICTVDAFRHAEVTVIVPMRYAGLPLALLLGYFIWGDVPNTLASVGIVFIVGSGLYVLHRERLRGKEAAAQAAATPPP; encoded by the coding sequence ATGAATTTCCTGAAACGGTTCCACGGTTCCGGCAACCGGCGCGGCATCATCTCCTTCCTGCTCGCAGTTTTCCTCTTCACCATCAACGAGGCGCTCTGCAAGCTGGTCTATGGCGAGGTATCGACCCACCAGATTCTTGCCCTGCGCGGCCTGATCGCCACCGCCGCCGTTGTCGCCATGATCCAGGTCACGGGCGCGATGCCCCGCATCCTGCGGATGTTCGACCGCCCGGTGCTACTGCGCAGCAGCATCGATCTGGTCAGCAGCTACTTCTACATGATCGCGTTGTTCCATACGCCGATCAGCAACGTGATGGCGATCCATATGTCCTCGCCGCTGATGATGACGGCGGTGGTTGCCCTCGTGATGCGCGAAACGGTCGGCTGGCGGCGCTGGAGCGCGGTGGCGGTCGGTTTTGTCGGCGTGCTGCTGGTGGTGCAGCCGCGTGCCGAGAACTTCAACGCCTATTCGATGCTCGGCGTCGGCGCGGCGGCCTGCGTGGTGCTGCGCGACCTGGTGACAAAGAAGATCGCCGCCGAGATCCCTTCTTCCATCATCATCCTGACCAATGTCGGCATGCTGACGCTGGTGGCGCTCACTCTGGCGCTGCTCGAGGGCTGGGTGTCGATGACCTGGGGCCAGTTCGGCTTCGTGGCGGTGGCCGCGCTGTGCATTGCCGTCGGCTATATCTGCACCGTGGATGCCTTCCGCCACGCAGAAGTGACCGTGATCGTGCCGATGCGCTATGCCGGCCTGCCGCTGGCACTGCTGCTGGGGTATTTCATCTGGGGCGATGTGCCGAACACGCTGGCCAGCGTCGGTATCGTATTCATCGTCGGCAGCGGACTTTACGTGCTGCACCGCGAACGCCTGCGCGGCAAGGAAGCCGCTGCCCAGGCTGCGGCCACACCGCCGCCTTAA
- a CDS encoding SDR family NAD(P)-dependent oxidoreductase gives MSVVTNKVAFITGAARGLGLAAATKFLDEGWRVVLLDILGDVLEEAAKSLGGPERILTIRADVSDPGSVQDAVQKAKDTFGRIDALVNNAGIAIFKPILDVTLEDWQRVMAVNLTGPFLTTQAIAPLMRDQGGGAIVNITSISGLRASTLRVAYGTSKAGLAHLTKQQAAELGEYGIRVNAVAPGPVNTAMAVAVHTPEIRADYHDHMPLNRYGLESELANAIYFLSSDQASFVTGQILCVDGGFDSTGIGLPTLRGERRNA, from the coding sequence ATGAGTGTCGTCACCAACAAGGTCGCCTTCATCACCGGTGCGGCCCGCGGCCTTGGCCTCGCCGCAGCGACCAAGTTCCTCGACGAGGGCTGGCGCGTGGTGCTGCTCGACATCCTCGGCGACGTGCTGGAGGAGGCGGCCAAAAGCCTCGGCGGCCCGGAGAGAATCCTCACCATCCGGGCCGACGTTTCCGACCCCGGCAGCGTGCAGGATGCCGTGCAGAAGGCGAAGGATACGTTCGGCCGCATCGACGCGCTGGTGAACAATGCCGGCATCGCCATCTTCAAGCCCATTCTGGACGTGACGCTGGAGGACTGGCAGCGCGTCATGGCGGTGAACCTCACCGGGCCCTTCCTGACGACGCAGGCGATTGCGCCGCTGATGCGCGACCAGGGCGGCGGCGCCATCGTCAACATCACATCCATCTCGGGCCTGCGCGCCTCCACGCTGCGCGTCGCCTATGGCACCAGCAAGGCGGGGCTGGCGCATCTCACCAAGCAGCAGGCGGCCGAACTCGGCGAATACGGCATCCGCGTCAATGCGGTGGCGCCCGGCCCGGTGAACACGGCGATGGCGGTGGCCGTGCACACGCCGGAAATCCGCGCTGACTATCACGACCACATGCCGCTCAACCGCTACGGGCTGGAAAGCGAGCTGGCCAACGCGATCTATTTCCTGAGCAGCGATCAGGCCAGCTTTGTCACCGGGCAGATTCTCTGCGTCGATGGCGGGTTTGATTCCACCGGTATCGGCTTGCCGACATTGCGGGGTGAGCGGCGGAATGCCTGA
- a CDS encoding homoserine dehydrogenase produces the protein MTKAYVKSAAPLKVGIAGLGVVGAGVIRLLDKQASMLAARAGRPIKVVAVSARDKRKKRDMPKGNWRWHTDALDLVSDPEVEVVVELIGGSEGKARALVEAALKAGKGVVTANKALLAMHGTKLAMMAETKDAPLAFEAAVAGGIPILKALREGLVGNRIERITGILNGTCNYILTEMRQTGRDFGVVLKEAQQLGYAEADPSFDVDGIDAAHKLAVLTSLAFNTQVDFKAVHVEGIRHVSAVDIAFAKEFGYRIKLLAISHRTSRGIEQRVHPCMVPADTPIAHVDGVFNAVAAEGDYVGRMMFEGRGAGSNPTASAVVADLADLAAGRRLHAFGVPAVKLQPLKAAPMAEHVGRFYIRLIVRDQPGVLADVSAVLRDEKISIESLVQRGRSEAENQPVAVMLISHEAREADMARAMKKIAKLRSVLQAPALIRIEPL, from the coding sequence ATGACTAAGGCATATGTCAAATCGGCCGCACCGCTCAAAGTCGGTATTGCGGGCCTTGGCGTGGTCGGTGCCGGCGTCATCCGTCTGCTCGACAAGCAGGCCAGCATGCTGGCGGCGCGTGCGGGCCGCCCGATCAAGGTGGTGGCGGTATCGGCACGCGACAAGCGCAAGAAGCGCGACATGCCGAAGGGCAACTGGCGCTGGCATACCGATGCGCTCGACCTGGTCTCCGATCCTGAAGTTGAGGTCGTGGTCGAACTGATCGGCGGCTCGGAAGGCAAGGCGCGCGCGCTGGTCGAAGCCGCGCTGAAGGCCGGCAAGGGTGTGGTCACCGCCAACAAGGCGCTGCTCGCCATGCACGGCACGAAGCTCGCCATGATGGCCGAGACCAAGGATGCGCCGCTGGCTTTCGAAGCGGCAGTCGCCGGCGGCATCCCGATCCTGAAGGCCCTGCGCGAGGGCCTGGTCGGCAACCGTATCGAACGCATCACCGGCATTCTGAACGGCACCTGCAACTACATCCTGACCGAGATGCGCCAGACCGGTCGCGATTTCGGCGTGGTGCTGAAGGAAGCCCAGCAGCTGGGCTATGCCGAGGCCGATCCCAGTTTCGATGTCGATGGCATCGACGCGGCGCACAAGCTGGCGGTGCTGACCTCGCTGGCCTTCAACACGCAGGTCGATTTCAAGGCCGTGCATGTCGAAGGCATCCGCCATGTCTCGGCGGTCGATATCGCCTTTGCCAAGGAATTCGGCTACCGTATCAAGCTGCTGGCGATTTCCCATCGTACCTCGCGCGGCATCGAGCAGCGCGTGCATCCCTGCATGGTGCCGGCCGATACGCCGATCGCCCATGTCGATGGCGTGTTCAACGCCGTGGCCGCCGAAGGCGATTATGTCGGCCGCATGATGTTCGAAGGCCGTGGCGCCGGCAGCAACCCGACGGCCTCTGCCGTGGTGGCCGATCTGGCCGATCTGGCCGCCGGTCGCCGCCTGCATGCCTTCGGTGTGCCGGCCGTCAAGCTGCAGCCGCTCAAGGCCGCGCCGATGGCCGAGCATGTCGGGCGCTTCTATATCCGCCTGATCGTGCGCGACCAGCCCGGCGTGCTGGCCGATGTCTCGGCCGTGCTGCGCGACGAAAAGATCTCCATCGAGAGCCTGGTGCAGCGTGGCCGTTCCGAAGCCGAGAACCAGCCCGTTGCCGTGATGCTGATCAGCCACGAGGCGCGCGAGGCCGACATGGCACGGGCCATGAAGAAGATCGCCAAACTGCGGTCGGTGCTGCAGGCGCCGGCGTTGATCCGCATCGAACCGCTCTGA